A genomic window from Carassius carassius chromosome 29, fCarCar2.1, whole genome shotgun sequence includes:
- the LOC132109645 gene encoding cystine/glutamate transporter-like, translating to MPRRTVSVPHPNGDPTPSNLGEKDPLYSNGDPHAGAPEEKVELRKKVTLLRGISIIIGTIIGAGIFISPKGILKNSGSVGMSLVVWIACGILSLFGALSYAELGTCIKKSGGHYTYILEAFGPQVAFVRLWVDMIAIRPAGLAVIALAFGRYILEPIFMPCGVPEIAIKLATTIGITMVMYLNSMSVSWTARIQIFLTFSKLLAMAIIIVPGLYQLFKGETKNFENAFEVNSIDLTGLPLAFYSGMYAYAGWFYLNFVTEEVENPERTVPLAICISMVIVMICYTLTNVAYYTVMSAEELLASNAVAVTFAEKLMGNFSFAVPVFVALSCFGSMNGCLFAISRMFYVASREGQLPEVLSMIHIRRHTPLPAVIVLYPITLLILFLGDIYSLLNFMSFLRWLFIGVAVVGLIYLRYTRPDMPRPFKVPIFIPAVFSFTCFFMVFLSLYSDPINTGIGFAISLTGIPAYFIFIHFERKPKWFQKLSDSVNRSLQIILEVVPAEH from the exons ATGCCCAGAAGGACTGTGTCAGTTCCCCATCCCAATGGGGATCCAACTCCAAGTAATTTGGGAGAGAAAGACCCTCTCTATTCAAATGGAGACCCCCACGCAGGAGCCCCCGAGGAAAAGGTGGAACTGCGGAAGAAAGTGACCCTGCTTCGAGGAATCTCTATTATCATTGGGACAATAATTGGAGCAGGGATATTTATCTCTCCAAAGGGAATTCTGAAGAACTCGGGCAGCGTGGGAATGTCACTGGTGGTGTGGATTGCCTGTGGGATTCTCTCTCTTTTCG GTGCTCTATCATATGCTGAGCTGGGTACCTGTATTAAAAAATCTGGTGGCCATTACACGTACATTCTGGAGGCGTTTGGTCCGCAAGTGGCTTTTGTGCGTTTGTGGGTCGACATGATTGCCATAAG ACCTGCAGGTTTGGCTGTGATCGCTCTGGCATTTGGTCGCTATATTTTAGAGCCCATCTTCATGCCATGTGGAGTTCCAGAAATTGCCATTAAATTGGCCACAACAATCGGAATCA CTATGGTAATGTATCTAAACAGCATGAGTGTAAGCTGGACTGCCAGAATCCAGATCTTCCTCACATTCAGCAAGCTGCTCGCTATGGCCATCATCATCGTTCCAGGATTATACCAACTCTTCAAAG GGGAGaccaaaaactttgaaaatgcatTTGAAGTCAACTCCATAGATTTGACAGGACTTCCTCTCGCCTTCTACTCTGGGATGTACGCCTATGCCGGCTG GTTTTACTTGAATTTCGTGACTGAGGAGGTGGAGAATCCTGAGAG GACGGTGCCTCTTGCCATCTGCATCTCCATGGTGATAGTAATGATCTGTTACACATTGACAAATGTGGCATATTACACTGTGATGTCAGCAGAAGAGCTGTTAGCCTCCAATGCCGTAGCAGTG acatttgcagagaagctGATGGGAAACTTCTCATTTGCAGTTCCGGTTTTTGTGGCTCTGTCTTGTTTTGGGTCCATGAATGGATGCCTATTTGCTATTTCAAG AATGTTCTACGTGGCCTCTCGAGAAGGTCAGCTTCCTGAAGTTCTCTCTATGATTCACATACGCCGACACACGCCATTACCTGCTGTGATTGTCCTG TATCCGATCACCCTACTGATCCTCTTCTTAGGAGATATCTACAGTTTGCTGAACTTCATGAGCTTCCTGCGCTGGTTGTTCATTGGTGTGGCTGTGGTCGGCCTCATCTACCTGCGCTACACGCGCCCTGATATGCCACGACCGTTTAAG gTCCCTATTTTCATCCCTGCTGTGTTCTCCTTCACCTGTTTCTTCATGGTCTTCCTTTCTCTATATTCGGATCCAATTAATACAGGGATTGGCTTCGCCATCTCTCTCACAGGCATCCCTGCGTACTTCATATTCATCCACTTCGAAAGAAAACCCAAATGGTTCCAGAAATTGTCAG ACTCTGTGAACAGATCACTACAGATCATCCTAGAAGTGGTTCCTGCCGAACACTGA